In Streptomyces seoulensis, the following are encoded in one genomic region:
- a CDS encoding LysR family transcriptional regulator, with translation MPPAIDPRLLRAFVAVAEELHFTRAAARLYVAQQALSRDVRRLERELGAELFVRTTRQVTLTPDGERLLPHARRVLAAQDDLLAAFGSARPLLVDVNSEGPLTAHRVLLRARELAPAHELLARYEHGLTGAAAALLAGRLDVSFGRYAGLDPALRSGLAQQPVRHEQMAVLLPEDHPLAALPEVPLGALAGETVYAGAGNPGTREWTELARQLFEGRGIRLAPPHPVVLGAEEFARVMAASRMPVLAVVDFPAMPGAALRPLVDPVPLSPVSLVWRKGLVHPALDALKAAAAELARAERWLSPPGDRWIPAMDLEVMSRPF, from the coding sequence ATGCCTCCCGCGATCGACCCCCGGCTGCTGCGCGCCTTCGTGGCCGTCGCCGAGGAACTGCACTTCACCCGCGCCGCCGCCCGGCTCTACGTCGCCCAGCAGGCGCTCAGCCGGGACGTACGGCGGCTCGAACGGGAGCTGGGCGCCGAGCTGTTCGTCCGTACCACCCGGCAGGTGACGCTCACCCCGGACGGCGAGCGTCTGCTGCCGCACGCCCGGCGGGTGCTCGCCGCCCAGGACGACCTCCTCGCCGCCTTTGGCAGCGCCCGCCCGCTGCTGGTCGACGTCAACTCCGAAGGCCCCCTCACCGCCCACCGGGTGCTGCTCCGGGCTCGCGAACTGGCGCCCGCACACGAGCTGTTGGCCCGCTACGAGCACGGGCTGACCGGAGCGGCGGCCGCCCTGCTCGCCGGGCGGCTGGACGTCTCCTTCGGCCGCTACGCCGGTCTGGACCCGGCGCTGCGCTCCGGCCTCGCCCAACAACCCGTGCGCCACGAGCAGATGGCGGTGCTGCTGCCCGAGGACCATCCGCTGGCCGCACTGCCCGAGGTGCCGCTCGGGGCGCTCGCCGGGGAGACGGTGTACGCCGGCGCGGGCAACCCCGGCACCCGGGAGTGGACCGAGCTGGCGCGTCAGCTCTTCGAGGGACGCGGCATCCGGCTCGCGCCACCCCATCCGGTGGTTCTCGGCGCCGAGGAGTTCGCCCGTGTGATGGCGGCGAGCCGGATGCCGGTGCTCGCGGTGGTGGATTTTCCGGCCATGCCGGGCGCGGCGCTGCGACCGCTGGTCGATCCGGTTCCGCTTTCGCCCGTCTCGCTGGTGTGGCGGAAGGGGCTGGTCCATCCCGCGCTGGACGCGCTGAAGGCGGCGGCGGCCGAGCTGGCGCGCGCCGAAAGGTGGCTTTCGCCGCCCGGTGACCGATGGATTCCGGCCATGGATCTGGAGGTGATGAGCCGCCCTTTCTGA
- a CDS encoding MFS transporter yields the protein MSTPTAVAYRRLFARPGALAFTAGNLLARLPVGMAGVSAVVMIAGARGSYTLAGAVSATGLVASGLAGPWLARLVDRYGQAKVARPATLVAVLGALALLLCVRYDAPDWTLFAAYASWAATPNVGGLSRARWAHLLRDDPEARHTANSFEQAADELCFMLGPALASFLTGTLFPEAGTLAGAALLAAGMLVFTAQSGTEPPPSPRTRAPSPLRAPGIRPLLACFTATGAVFGAMEVVTVAYADAQGQRALAGVVLALQAAGSCAAGLLYGALPPGPAARRLRRCLPAMAALMTLPWLAATTGSLWVLAGALLVAGTATAPTMVTAMTLVQERSPEGRLNEGMSLVVTALLTGIACGSAAGGWAAEHLGAGTAYAIPALAAATACLLGRALRGAR from the coding sequence ATGTCCACACCGACCGCAGTCGCCTACCGCCGGCTCTTCGCCCGCCCCGGCGCCCTCGCCTTCACCGCCGGCAACCTGCTCGCCCGCCTCCCCGTCGGGATGGCCGGGGTCAGCGCGGTGGTGATGATCGCCGGTGCGCGCGGCTCGTACACCCTGGCCGGTGCGGTGAGCGCGACCGGGCTGGTGGCGAGCGGGCTCGCGGGCCCCTGGCTGGCCCGCCTGGTCGACCGGTACGGGCAGGCGAAGGTGGCCCGGCCCGCGACCCTGGTGGCGGTGCTCGGCGCCCTCGCCCTGCTGCTGTGCGTGCGGTACGACGCCCCCGACTGGACGCTGTTCGCCGCGTACGCCTCCTGGGCGGCCACGCCCAACGTCGGCGGGCTGTCCCGCGCCCGCTGGGCCCACCTGCTGCGGGACGACCCCGAAGCCCGGCACACCGCGAACTCCTTCGAGCAGGCCGCCGACGAGCTGTGCTTCATGCTGGGCCCGGCCCTGGCGTCCTTCCTGACCGGCACCCTCTTCCCCGAGGCGGGCACCCTCGCCGGGGCGGCGCTGCTGGCGGCCGGGATGCTGGTCTTCACCGCCCAGAGCGGCACCGAGCCCCCGCCGAGCCCCCGCACCCGGGCGCCCTCCCCGCTGCGTGCCCCCGGTATCCGGCCCCTGCTGGCCTGCTTCACGGCGACCGGGGCGGTGTTCGGGGCGATGGAGGTCGTCACGGTGGCGTACGCCGACGCCCAGGGGCAGCGTGCGCTCGCCGGGGTCGTCCTCGCGCTCCAGGCGGCGGGGTCCTGCGCGGCGGGCCTGCTGTACGGGGCGCTCCCGCCGGGACCGGCCGCCCGGCGGCTCCGGAGGTGCCTGCCCGCGATGGCCGCGCTGATGACACTGCCGTGGCTCGCGGCCACCACCGGCTCGCTGTGGGTGCTGGCGGGGGCCCTGCTGGTGGCGGGCACGGCGACCGCGCCGACCATGGTGACCGCGATGACGCTGGTCCAGGAGCGCAGCCCGGAGGGTCGCCTCAACGAGGGCATGAGCCTGGTGGTGACCGCGCTGCTCACCGGCATCGCCTGCGGCTCGGCCGCCGGCGGCTGGGCGGCGGAGCACCTGGGCGCGGGTACGGCGTACGCGATACCGGCGCTGGCGGCCGCCACGGCCTGCCTGCTGGGCCGGGCGCTGCGGGGCGCCCGGTGA
- the smpB gene encoding SsrA-binding protein SmpB: protein MSKGMYVPKESQPKQGGAAPAKGKVKDGKRKLVAQNKKARHDYAIIDTYEAGIVLSGTEVKSLRQGRASLTDGFVQIDGNEAWLHNAHIPEYSQGTWTNHSVRRKRKLLLHREEIDKLEAKSQETGHTIVPLALYFKDGRAKAEIALARGKREFDKRQTLREKQDRRESDRAIAAAKRKQRGV from the coding sequence ATGAGCAAGGGAATGTACGTACCGAAGGAGTCCCAGCCCAAGCAGGGCGGGGCGGCCCCGGCCAAGGGCAAGGTCAAGGACGGCAAGCGCAAGCTCGTCGCCCAGAACAAGAAGGCCCGGCACGACTACGCGATCATCGACACCTACGAGGCCGGGATCGTGCTGTCCGGCACCGAGGTGAAGTCGCTGCGCCAGGGCCGGGCCTCGCTGACGGACGGATTCGTCCAGATCGACGGGAACGAGGCGTGGCTGCACAACGCCCACATCCCCGAGTACAGCCAGGGCACCTGGACCAACCACTCGGTGCGCCGCAAGCGCAAGCTGCTGCTGCACCGCGAGGAGATCGACAAGCTGGAGGCGAAGTCGCAGGAGACGGGCCACACCATCGTGCCCCTCGCCCTGTACTTCAAGGACGGCCGGGCCAAGGCGGAGATCGCGCTGGCCCGGGGCAAGAGGGAGTTCGACAAGCGGCAGACCCTGCGCGAGAAGCAGGACCGGCGCGAGTCGGACCGGGCCATCGCGGCCGCCAAGCGCAAGCAGCGCGGCGTCTGA
- a CDS encoding S41 family peptidase, with amino-acid sequence MSGNALFRQPRRKRRGAALTLVFAGALTAGAVTGSLPDTAQARRLDANSRSAEAGRATGKPRPEDVRRAAAEAMAKGESPTEAAEQAVSRSGDRWAAVYSEDEYAEFRDALDGEYTGVGLWAKRARDGKVTVSRVRSHSPAADAGIREGDRLRSVDGHGVDGRPVTEVVSLLRGNADDASAGTPVTVGIQRGADSWSRTLYRARLSTDPVTVTDPVAGVVVVRVSAFTKGSAKAVRDAVRRAPAGAGVVLDLRGNSGGLVTEAVATASCFLDGGLVATYDVDGAQRALHAASGGDTARPLVTLVDGGTMSAAELLTGALQDRGRAVVIGSRTFGKGSVQMPTALPDGSVAELTVGHYRTPSGHAVDGRGITPDLEPGPSALKRAETVLTGLGDPR; translated from the coding sequence ATGTCAGGCAACGCCCTGTTCCGCCAGCCCCGCCGTAAACGCCGCGGGGCCGCCCTGACATTGGTGTTCGCCGGAGCGCTGACCGCGGGGGCCGTCACGGGCTCCCTGCCGGACACCGCCCAGGCCCGCCGTCTGGACGCCAACTCCCGCTCGGCCGAAGCCGGTCGGGCCACCGGGAAGCCCCGGCCCGAGGACGTCCGCCGGGCCGCCGCCGAGGCCATGGCGAAGGGCGAGTCGCCCACCGAGGCCGCCGAACAGGCCGTCAGCCGCAGCGGGGACCGCTGGGCCGCCGTCTACTCCGAGGACGAGTACGCCGAGTTCCGCGACGCCCTGGACGGCGAGTACACCGGCGTCGGCCTGTGGGCCAAGCGCGCCCGCGACGGAAAGGTCACCGTCAGCCGCGTACGGTCCCACTCGCCCGCCGCCGACGCCGGCATCCGCGAGGGCGACCGGCTGCGCAGCGTCGACGGGCACGGGGTCGACGGCCGCCCGGTCACCGAGGTGGTCTCCCTGCTGCGCGGCAATGCCGACGACGCCTCCGCCGGCACCCCGGTCACCGTCGGCATCCAGCGCGGCGCCGACTCCTGGTCCCGCACCCTGTACCGGGCCCGCCTCTCCACCGACCCGGTGACCGTCACCGACCCGGTCGCCGGGGTCGTGGTGGTCCGGGTGTCCGCCTTCACCAAGGGCTCCGCGAAGGCCGTGCGCGACGCCGTACGGCGCGCCCCGGCCGGCGCCGGGGTGGTGCTCGACCTGCGCGGCAACTCCGGCGGCCTGGTCACCGAGGCCGTCGCCACCGCCTCCTGCTTCCTCGACGGCGGCCTGGTCGCCACCTACGACGTGGACGGCGCCCAGCGCGCCCTGCACGCGGCCTCCGGCGGCGACACCGCCCGCCCGCTGGTCACCCTGGTCGACGGCGGCACGATGAGCGCGGCCGAGCTGCTCACCGGCGCCCTCCAGGACCGTGGCCGGGCCGTGGTGATCGGCTCGCGCACCTTCGGCAAGGGCTCGGTCCAGATGCCGACCGCGCTGCCGGACGGCTCGGTGGCCGAGCTGACCGTCGGCCACTACCGCACCCCCTCCGGTCACGCCGTCGACGGCCGGGGCATCACCCCGGACCTGGAGCCGGGCCCGAGCGCCCTGAAGCGCGCCGAGACGGTCCTCACCGGCCTGGGCGACCCCCGATAG
- the ftsX gene encoding permease-like cell division protein FtsX, with the protein MRAQFVMSEIGVGLRRNLTMTFAVIVSVALSLALFGGSLMMSDQVSTMKGYWYDKVNVSIFLCNKSDAQSDVNCAKGAATEDQKKQIQADLGKMSSIVEKVTYESQDTAYKHYKEQFGNSPLASSLTPDQMQESYRIKLKDPQKYQVIATAFNGRAGVQSVQDQRSILDNLFQLLNLMNRAALFLMALMLFVALLLIVNTVRVSAFSRRRETGIMRLVGASGFYIQAPFIMEAAVAGLIGGSLACVFLVLGRYFTIDHGMALSSKLTLINFIGWDSVLTKLPLILATSVLMPSLAAFFALRKYLKV; encoded by the coding sequence ATGCGCGCCCAGTTCGTCATGTCGGAGATCGGTGTCGGTCTCCGCCGCAACCTGACGATGACCTTCGCCGTCATCGTCTCCGTCGCCCTGTCCCTGGCCCTCTTCGGCGGCTCCCTGATGATGAGCGACCAGGTGAGCACCATGAAGGGCTACTGGTACGACAAGGTCAACGTCTCGATCTTCCTCTGCAACAAGAGCGACGCCCAGTCGGACGTCAACTGCGCCAAGGGCGCGGCCACCGAGGACCAGAAGAAGCAGATCCAGGCCGACCTCGGCAAGATGTCCTCCATCGTGGAGAAGGTCACCTACGAGTCCCAGGACACCGCCTACAAGCACTACAAGGAGCAGTTCGGCAACTCCCCGCTGGCCAGCTCGCTGACGCCGGACCAGATGCAGGAGTCGTACCGGATCAAGCTCAAGGACCCGCAGAAGTACCAGGTGATCGCGACCGCGTTCAACGGGCGGGCCGGGGTGCAGTCGGTGCAGGACCAGCGGAGCATCCTCGACAACCTCTTCCAGCTGCTCAACCTGATGAACCGGGCCGCGCTGTTCCTGATGGCGCTGATGCTGTTCGTCGCGCTGCTGCTGATCGTCAACACGGTGCGGGTGTCCGCGTTCAGCCGCCGCCGGGAGACCGGGATCATGCGGCTGGTCGGCGCCTCCGGGTTCTACATCCAGGCGCCGTTCATCATGGAGGCCGCGGTCGCCGGACTCATCGGCGGCAGCCTCGCGTGCGTCTTCCTGGTGCTGGGCCGGTACTTCACCATCGACCACGGCATGGCCCTCTCCAGCAAGCTGACGCTCATCAACTTCATCGGCTGGGACTCGGTGTTGACCAAGCTGCCGCTGATCCTCGCGACCAGCGTGCTGATGCCTTCCCTGGCGGCGTTCTTCGCGTTGCGCAAGTATCTGAAGGTGTGA
- the ftsE gene encoding cell division ATP-binding protein FtsE translates to MIRFDSVSKVYPKQTRPALREVSLEVEKGEFVFLVGSSGSGKSTFLRLVLREERCSHGQVHVLGKDLARLSNWKVPQMRRQLGTVFQDFRLLPNKTVAENVAFAQEVIGKSRGEIRKSVPQVLDLVGLGGKEDRMPGELSGGEQQRVAIARAFVNRPKLLIADEPTGNLDPQTSVGIMKLLDRINRTGTTVIMATHDQNIVDQMRKRVIELEKGRLVRDQARGVYGYQH, encoded by the coding sequence GTGATCCGATTCGACAGTGTCTCCAAGGTCTACCCCAAGCAGACCCGGCCCGCCCTCAGGGAGGTGTCCCTGGAAGTGGAGAAGGGCGAGTTCGTCTTCCTCGTGGGGTCGTCCGGCTCCGGCAAGTCGACCTTCCTCCGGCTCGTCCTCCGCGAGGAGCGGTGCAGCCACGGCCAGGTGCACGTCCTCGGCAAGGACCTCGCCCGGCTGTCCAACTGGAAGGTGCCGCAGATGCGCCGCCAGCTCGGGACGGTCTTCCAGGACTTCCGCCTGCTGCCCAACAAGACGGTCGCGGAGAACGTGGCCTTCGCGCAGGAGGTCATCGGCAAGTCCCGCGGCGAGATCCGCAAGTCCGTGCCCCAGGTGCTCGACCTCGTCGGGCTCGGCGGCAAGGAGGACCGCATGCCGGGCGAGTTGTCCGGCGGTGAGCAGCAACGCGTCGCCATCGCGCGGGCGTTCGTCAACCGGCCCAAGCTGCTGATCGCCGACGAGCCCACCGGCAACCTCGACCCGCAGACCTCCGTCGGCATCATGAAGCTGCTCGACCGCATCAACCGGACGGGCACCACCGTCATCATGGCGACGCACGACCAGAACATCGTGGACCAGATGCGCAAGCGCGTCATCGAGCTGGAGAAGGGCCGCCTCGTACGCGACCAGGCCCGCGGCGTCTACGGCTACCAGCACTAA
- a CDS encoding LPXTG cell wall anchor domain-containing protein: MTKKTRVRVARIAAGAVMAAGASLMVAGVASADPGPDPDPTCGILGTCTEPDPGTGGGDSSGGDTTGGDTTGGDTTGGDTTGGDTTGGDASIGGVIGGVIGGGDSGGDTGGDATGGNTGGDATGGNTGGDTTGGNTGGDTTGGNTGGDTTGGNTGGDTGGSTTGGDTTGGSTTTGGGDTTGGSTTGGGSTGGSSTSGGSTSGGSTTGGGSTGGSSTTGGTDTTGGTTPDGGNDNVSQEEGTSALTDTGSDTAAQQNGNGKQLAETGAGETTFLLVGAATMIAGGVAFRVLPRLAGNRGGGTAA; the protein is encoded by the coding sequence ATGACGAAGAAGACGCGCGTCCGCGTCGCACGCATAGCCGCCGGCGCCGTGATGGCCGCCGGCGCCTCGCTGATGGTGGCCGGCGTGGCCTCCGCCGACCCGGGCCCCGACCCGGACCCGACCTGCGGCATCCTCGGCACCTGCACCGAACCGGACCCCGGCACGGGCGGCGGCGACTCCTCCGGCGGGGACACCACCGGGGGCGACACGACCGGTGGGGACACCACGGGTGGCGACACCACCGGCGGCGACACCACGGGCGGTGACGCGAGCATCGGTGGAGTCATCGGCGGCGTGATCGGCGGCGGCGACTCCGGCGGTGACACCGGCGGTGACGCCACCGGCGGCAACACGGGCGGTGACGCCACCGGCGGTAACACCGGTGGTGACACCACGGGTGGCAACACCGGTGGCGACACCACGGGCGGTAACACCGGCGGTGACACCACGGGCGGTAACACCGGCGGTGACACCGGCGGCAGCACCACGGGTGGCGACACCACCGGCGGCTCCACCACGACCGGCGGCGGTGACACCACGGGCGGCTCGACCACCGGCGGCGGCTCCACCGGCGGCTCCTCCACCTCGGGCGGCTCCACCTCCGGTGGTTCCACCACGGGCGGCGGCTCCACGGGTGGTTCCTCCACCACGGGCGGCACCGACACCACCGGCGGTACCACCCCCGACGGCGGCAACGACAACGTCTCCCAGGAGGAGGGCACCTCCGCCCTCACCGACACCGGCTCGGACACCGCCGCGCAGCAGAACGGGAACGGCAAGCAGCTCGCCGAGACCGGCGCGGGCGAGACCACCTTCCTGCTGGTCGGCGCCGCGACGATGATCGCGGGCGGCGTCGCCTTCCGCGTTCTGCCGCGCCTCGCGGGCAACCGCGGCGGCGGCACGGCCGCCTGA
- the prfB gene encoding peptide chain release factor 2, whose protein sequence is MAVVDVSEELKSLSSTMESIEAVLDLDQLRADIAVLEEQAAAPSLWDNPDEAQKITSKLSHLQAEVRKAEGLRGRIDDLAVLFEMAEEEDDPDTLAEAESELVAVKKALDEMEVRTLLSGEYDSREALVNIRAEAGGVDAADFAEQLQRMYLRWAERHGYKTEIYETSYAEEAGIKSTTFAVQIPYAYGTLSVEQGTHRLVRISPFDNQGRRQTSFAGVEVLPVVEQTDHVEIDESDLRIDVYRSSGPGGQGVNTTDSAVRLTHLPTGIVVSCQNERSQIQNKATAMNVLQAKLLERQRQEERAKMDALKGDGGSSWGNQMRSYVLHPYQMVKDLRTEFEVGNPQSVLDGEIDGFLEAGIRWRKQQEK, encoded by the coding sequence GTGGCAGTCGTCGATGTATCCGAAGAGCTGAAGTCCCTCTCCTCGACCATGGAGTCGATCGAGGCCGTCCTGGACCTCGACCAGCTGAGGGCAGACATCGCCGTGCTCGAGGAGCAGGCGGCCGCGCCGTCCCTCTGGGACAACCCGGACGAGGCGCAGAAGATCACCAGCAAGCTCTCCCACCTCCAGGCCGAGGTCAGGAAGGCCGAGGGGCTCCGCGGCCGGATCGACGATCTCGCCGTCCTCTTCGAGATGGCCGAGGAGGAGGACGACCCGGACACCCTCGCCGAGGCCGAGTCCGAGCTGGTCGCGGTGAAGAAGGCGCTGGACGAGATGGAGGTCCGCACCCTCCTGTCCGGCGAGTACGACTCCCGCGAGGCGCTGGTCAACATCCGCGCCGAGGCGGGCGGCGTCGACGCCGCCGACTTCGCCGAGCAGCTCCAGCGCATGTACCTCCGCTGGGCGGAGCGGCACGGCTACAAGACGGAGATCTACGAGACGTCGTACGCGGAAGAGGCCGGCATCAAGTCGACCACCTTCGCCGTGCAGATCCCGTACGCCTACGGCACGCTCTCCGTCGAGCAGGGCACGCACCGCCTGGTGCGCATCTCGCCGTTCGACAACCAGGGCCGCCGCCAGACCTCCTTCGCGGGCGTCGAGGTGCTCCCGGTCGTGGAGCAGACCGACCACGTCGAGATCGACGAGTCGGACCTGCGTATCGACGTGTACCGCTCCTCGGGCCCCGGCGGCCAGGGCGTGAACACGACGGACTCCGCGGTCCGCCTCACCCACCTCCCCACCGGCATCGTGGTCTCCTGCCAGAACGAGCGCTCGCAGATCCAGAACAAGGCCACCGCGATGAACGTGCTCCAGGCCAAGCTGCTGGAGCGCCAGCGGCAGGAGGAGCGCGCCAAGATGGACGCCCTCAAGGGTGACGGCGGCAGCTCCTGGGGCAACCAGATGCGGTCGTACGTGCTGCACCCGTACCAGATGGTCAAGGACCTGCGCACCGAGTTCGAGGTCGGCAACCCGCAGTCCGTGCTCGACGGCGAGATCGACGGCTTCCTGGAGGCCGGAATTCGCTGGCGCAAGCAGCAGGAGAAGTAA
- a CDS encoding serine/threonine-protein kinase produces the protein MARKIGSRYTANQILGRGSAGTVWLGEGPDGPVAIKMLREDLASDQELVGRFVQERTALLGLEHPHIVTVRDLVVDGNDLALVMDIVRGTDLRTRLDRERRLAPEAAAAIVADVADGLAAAHAAGVVHRDVKPENILLDMRGPLGPGGAHPALLTDFGVAKLIDSPRRTRATKIIGTPDYLAPEIVEGLPPRAAVDIYALATVLYELLAGFTPFGGGHPGAVLRRHVTETVVPLPGIPEELWQLIVQCLAKGPASRLRASELAARLREQLPALAGIPPLEVDEPDPEAAPEEPPAPLPADEPVRRRGAVSLVPGPKPDSNRDTHTSMRVPAPDELAGGAHGTARAPRPSGAPRPGSARHRAAARRRRVTLTVAALLLAAAAGYGIWTTTTDDTPPQQTQTTSTP, from the coding sequence TTGGCACGGAAGATCGGCAGCCGGTACACCGCCAACCAGATCCTGGGGCGGGGCAGCGCCGGGACGGTGTGGCTGGGCGAGGGACCCGACGGGCCCGTCGCCATCAAGATGCTGCGCGAGGACCTCGCCTCCGACCAGGAGCTGGTCGGCCGCTTCGTGCAGGAGCGGACCGCGCTGCTCGGCCTCGAGCATCCGCACATCGTCACCGTGCGGGACCTCGTGGTCGACGGCAACGACCTCGCCCTCGTCATGGACATCGTGCGCGGCACCGACCTGCGCACCCGGCTGGACCGCGAGCGCCGGCTCGCGCCCGAGGCCGCGGCGGCGATCGTCGCGGACGTCGCGGACGGGCTCGCCGCCGCGCACGCGGCCGGGGTCGTCCACCGGGACGTCAAGCCCGAGAACATCCTCCTCGACATGCGCGGCCCGCTCGGCCCCGGGGGCGCGCACCCGGCGCTGCTCACCGACTTCGGCGTGGCCAAGCTCATCGACTCGCCCCGGCGCACCCGTGCGACGAAGATCATCGGCACCCCGGACTACCTCGCCCCCGAGATCGTCGAGGGCCTGCCCCCGCGCGCCGCCGTCGACATCTACGCCCTCGCCACGGTCCTCTACGAGCTGCTCGCCGGCTTCACCCCCTTCGGCGGCGGCCACCCCGGCGCGGTGCTGCGGCGGCACGTCACGGAGACCGTCGTCCCGCTGCCCGGCATCCCCGAGGAGCTGTGGCAGCTCATCGTCCAGTGCCTCGCCAAGGGCCCCGCCTCCCGGCTGCGCGCCTCCGAACTCGCCGCCCGGCTGCGCGAACAGCTCCCCGCCCTCGCGGGCATCCCCCCGCTGGAGGTCGACGAGCCCGACCCCGAGGCGGCCCCCGAGGAGCCCCCGGCCCCCCTCCCCGCCGACGAACCCGTCCGCCGGAGGGGCGCCGTCTCCCTCGTCCCCGGCCCCAAGCCCGACTCCAACCGCGACACCCACACCTCGATGCGCGTCCCGGCCCCCGACGAACTCGCCGGCGGCGCCCACGGCACGGCTCGCGCCCCGCGTCCTTCCGGCGCCCCCCGCCCCGGCTCGGCCCGCCACCGGGCAGCGGCCCGGCGCCGCCGAGTCACCCTCACCGTGGCCGCCCTGCTCCTCGCAGCAGCGGCCGGCTACGGAATCTGGACCACCACCACCGACGACACCCCACCCCAACAGACCCAGACCACGTCGACGCCCTGA
- a CDS encoding serine/threonine-protein kinase, with translation MRPVGSKYLLEEPLGRGATGTVWRARQRETAGAEAAVAGQPGETVAIKVLKEELASDPDIVMRFLRERSVLLRLTHPNIVRVRDLVVEGDLLALVMDLVDGPDLHRYLRENGTFSPVAASLLTAQVADALAASHADGVVHRDLKPANVLLRQYDGQMYPMLTDFGIARLADSPGLTRTHEFVGTPAYVAPESAEGRPQTSAVDVYGAGILLYELVTGRPPFSGATALEVLHQHLSAEPRRPSTVPDPLWTVMERCLRKNPDERPSAENLARALRVVAEGVGVHANPAQIAAAEGVAALLAPDPAPAPVPDVPGAPDANSATQVLPPNTAQAAYDPNAATSFLPHTAGPQGAADPTTVLPSTGAADPTTVMPPMPQGRPGQYDPQGPYGQNQQNPQNPDQPHPWQTQLRAARDRNEQTQVQYLDPNEDPLRRRPQRQAARPQHQPQQPRQQQPQQRPAPRRSTPQPEQYSPPPQPQRYAPEPQRPAREPRPPRQRSANPMKIPGLGCLKGCLFTIVILVVASWLIWELTPLHTWVGQGKGYWDQISDWAGSVSDWVKNLNSSSGGN, from the coding sequence GTGCGGCCAGTCGGCAGCAAGTACCTGCTCGAGGAGCCGCTCGGACGCGGCGCCACGGGCACCGTCTGGCGCGCCCGCCAGCGGGAGACGGCGGGCGCCGAGGCGGCCGTGGCGGGCCAGCCCGGCGAGACGGTCGCCATCAAGGTCCTCAAGGAGGAGCTGGCGAGCGACCCGGACATCGTGATGCGCTTCCTGCGCGAGCGCTCCGTCCTGCTCCGGCTCACCCACCCCAACATCGTCCGGGTCCGCGACCTGGTCGTCGAGGGCGATCTGCTGGCGCTCGTCATGGACCTCGTCGACGGTCCCGACCTGCACCGCTACCTGCGGGAGAACGGCACCTTCTCGCCCGTCGCCGCCTCCCTGCTCACCGCCCAGGTCGCCGACGCGCTCGCCGCCAGCCACGCCGACGGCGTCGTCCACCGCGACCTGAAGCCCGCCAACGTGCTGCTGCGCCAGTACGACGGCCAGATGTACCCGATGCTGACCGACTTCGGCATCGCCCGGCTGGCCGACTCACCCGGCCTGACCCGCACCCACGAGTTCGTCGGCACTCCGGCGTACGTCGCCCCGGAGTCCGCCGAGGGCCGCCCGCAGACCTCCGCCGTCGACGTCTACGGCGCCGGCATCCTGCTGTACGAGCTGGTCACCGGGCGTCCGCCGTTCTCCGGCGCCACCGCCCTGGAAGTCCTGCACCAGCACCTCAGCGCCGAGCCCCGCCGCCCCTCCACCGTCCCCGACCCGCTGTGGACGGTGATGGAGCGCTGTCTGCGCAAGAACCCGGACGAGCGGCCCAGCGCCGAGAACCTCGCCCGCGCCCTGCGCGTGGTCGCCGAGGGCGTCGGGGTGCACGCCAACCCGGCGCAGATCGCCGCCGCCGAGGGCGTCGCCGCCCTGCTCGCGCCCGACCCCGCCCCGGCCCCGGTACCGGACGTGCCCGGCGCCCCTGACGCCAACAGCGCCACCCAGGTACTGCCCCCGAACACCGCCCAGGCGGCCTACGACCCCAACGCGGCCACCAGCTTCCTGCCGCACACCGCCGGCCCGCAGGGCGCCGCCGACCCGACCACCGTCCTCCCCAGCACCGGCGCGGCCGACCCCACCACGGTCATGCCCCCGATGCCGCAGGGCCGGCCGGGCCAGTACGACCCGCAGGGCCCGTACGGACAGAACCAGCAGAACCCGCAGAACCCGGACCAGCCGCACCCCTGGCAGACCCAGCTGCGCGCGGCCCGCGACCGCAACGAACAGACGCAGGTGCAGTACCTCGACCCGAACGAGGACCCGCTGCGCCGCCGCCCCCAGCGTCAGGCCGCCCGTCCGCAGCACCAGCCCCAGCAGCCGCGTCAGCAGCAGCCGCAGCAGCGCCCGGCGCCCCGGCGCTCGACCCCGCAGCCGGAGCAGTACTCCCCGCCGCCGCAGCCCCAGCGGTACGCGCCGGAGCCGCAGCGGCCCGCGCGCGAGCCCCGGCCGCCCCGGCAGCGCAGCGCCAACCCGATGAAGATCCCCGGCCTGGGCTGTCTGAAGGGCTGCCTCTTCACGATCGTCATCCTGGTCGTGGCGAGCTGGCTGATCTGGGAGCTGACCCCGCTGCACACCTGGGTCGGCCAGGGCAAGGGCTACTGGGACCAGATCAGCGACTGGGCCGGCTCCGTCTCCGACTGGGTCAAGAACCTGAACAGTTCCTCCGGCGGCAACTGA